The Pseudomonadota bacterium genome has a window encoding:
- a CDS encoding DUF2868 domain-containing protein has protein sequence MCRHAGVDCSAPSLTAQPTTALQLALILSLHQALDEDRSTPHEERLQRDREIGRGRGDDTPLGRVMHWWAVVGSQLLQAESADAGSRIDGALRVAVTALTALGFAVGIGVAGAAFAYHGRYPVNLFALLGVLIVVPWLPFLATAVLLLPLPGLRRLREGLATFSPGRWLAGFLHKRLNVDFLRWRGGSTPPARVAQLEALRLSLWMGVGFFGGALVLALLLVAFTDLAFGWSTTLEVDASLVHGLVSSASLPWRGWLPVAAPDAELVALSQYYRLEDAAPPDVSRLGEWWPFVCMMLLVYGLAPRALLLAFVSWRREGAYRALLLDHPQVRALLDRMSSPLVVHESSAPGLQAVLPTAPDAGVRLTAGGANVLLWNSPLEAAAGVAWLRGQFAIEAGSVLELGSYQSGEALDQALAGLEDARQRLVLVTKGWEPPLLEFLDLIADLRELLGAEVSITVVPVDTSGQAVSSSERDVWAATLAQRKDSSLYVVEATGS, from the coding sequence GTGTGCCGACACGCTGGTGTAGACTGCTCGGCACCTTCACTGACCGCGCAACCCACCACCGCTTTGCAGCTCGCCCTCATCCTATCGCTCCATCAAGCGCTCGACGAAGACCGCAGCACACCTCACGAGGAACGCCTGCAGCGCGATCGTGAGATCGGTCGCGGTAGAGGGGATGACACCCCTCTCGGTCGCGTCATGCACTGGTGGGCGGTGGTCGGGTCACAGCTCCTACAGGCGGAGAGCGCAGACGCCGGGAGCCGCATCGACGGTGCCCTGCGGGTGGCCGTAACGGCCCTCACCGCACTCGGCTTCGCCGTTGGGATCGGTGTTGCGGGTGCCGCCTTCGCCTATCACGGTCGCTACCCAGTAAATCTATTCGCTCTGCTCGGCGTGCTCATCGTCGTGCCCTGGCTGCCCTTCCTGGCCACGGCCGTGTTGCTTCTGCCCCTGCCGGGCCTGCGCCGTCTGCGTGAGGGCTTGGCGACCTTCAGTCCTGGGCGATGGCTGGCTGGGTTCCTACACAAGCGTCTCAACGTTGATTTCCTGCGTTGGCGAGGGGGTAGCACGCCGCCTGCGCGGGTGGCTCAGCTCGAGGCGCTACGCCTGTCCCTGTGGATGGGCGTAGGGTTCTTTGGCGGGGCGCTGGTGCTGGCTCTGCTGCTGGTGGCGTTCACCGATCTCGCCTTCGGTTGGAGCACCACGCTCGAGGTGGATGCCTCGCTTGTGCACGGATTGGTCAGCAGCGCGTCCTTGCCCTGGAGGGGCTGGTTGCCGGTCGCGGCGCCGGATGCCGAGCTCGTGGCCCTGTCCCAGTACTATCGCTTGGAGGACGCTGCGCCTCCCGACGTCTCGCGCCTCGGCGAGTGGTGGCCCTTCGTCTGCATGATGCTGCTCGTGTACGGTCTCGCCCCGCGAGCGCTGCTGCTGGCCTTTGTATCCTGGCGACGAGAGGGCGCCTACCGAGCCCTGTTGCTCGATCATCCCCAGGTCCGCGCCCTGCTCGATCGCATGAGTTCGCCATTGGTCGTGCACGAGTCGTCCGCGCCAGGTCTTCAGGCAGTTCTGCCTACGGCGCCTGACGCCGGAGTCAGGCTCACCGCCGGTGGCGCCAACGTGTTGCTCTGGAACAGTCCGCTGGAGGCGGCGGCGGGGGTCGCGTGGTTGCGAGGGCAATTCGCGATTGAGGCGGGGTCCGTGCTGGAGCTCGGTTCCTACCAAAGCGGTGAGGCCTTGGATCAGGCCCTGGCCGGCTTGGAGGATGCGAGGCAGCGACTGGTGCTGGTGACGAAGGGTTGGGAGCCGCCGCTGCTCGAGTTTTTGGATTTGATCGCTGACCTGCGAGAATTGCTCGGCGCTGAGGTCTCGATAACCGTAGTGCCCGTGGACACGAGCGGGCAGGCCGTCTCTTCGAGCGAGCGAGACGTGTGGGCAGCCACCCTCGCCCAGCGTAAGGACTCCTCGCTCTACGTGGTGGAGGCTACCGGCTCGTGA
- a CDS encoding GTPase/DUF3482 domain-containing protein, translating to MSEQPANVPTFAVVGQPNKGKSSIVATLAEDAQIAIAATPRTTRRAERYVLTVDGEALYALVDTPGFQRARAALDWLEAEPVPSHERPARVADFVEAHAGDDRFIDECELLQPILEGAGILYVVDGAKPFGLEYEVEMQVLRWTGQPRMALINRIGEGDHVAEWRDALGQYFSIVREFNAVHADFDKRIALLDAFAALDERVSPRLARAVQVLQQDRQRRRERSAESITDLLSGALRASCSTRLSDEQDRDRLAAKLRNRLMNDLRDLEQQCRDQVQAHYQHQSLERAESQTSVGDGDLFTTDSWEIFGLSREQLLWTGAVSGAVAGGGVDLMLGGASLLMGAAIGAVVGSTGAWFAGDELAKVKVLGQTLGGRVLQVGPVSAVNFPWVLLGRAWIHHHLVEERNHARREALELTVADGTALMDQVPQALRREFVVLFKRLRNDDVRPALVEAVSKLLELEATVTD from the coding sequence GTGAGCGAACAGCCAGCGAACGTTCCCACCTTTGCGGTGGTCGGGCAACCTAACAAGGGTAAGAGCAGCATCGTCGCCACCCTGGCCGAAGACGCGCAGATCGCTATTGCGGCCACGCCGCGCACGACCCGCCGCGCCGAACGCTACGTGCTGACCGTCGACGGCGAAGCCCTCTACGCTCTCGTGGACACGCCTGGTTTCCAGCGCGCTCGCGCTGCCCTCGATTGGCTCGAGGCTGAGCCGGTACCTTCCCACGAGCGGCCAGCGCGCGTGGCGGACTTCGTAGAGGCCCATGCTGGCGATGACAGATTCATCGACGAGTGCGAGCTCCTGCAGCCGATCCTCGAGGGCGCTGGCATCCTCTATGTGGTGGATGGTGCCAAGCCCTTTGGCCTCGAGTACGAAGTGGAGATGCAGGTGCTGCGCTGGACCGGCCAGCCGCGCATGGCGCTCATCAATCGCATTGGGGAAGGCGACCATGTGGCCGAGTGGCGCGACGCTCTCGGCCAGTACTTCTCCATCGTGCGCGAGTTCAACGCCGTACATGCAGATTTTGACAAACGCATCGCCCTGCTAGATGCCTTCGCCGCCCTCGACGAACGGGTGAGCCCGCGCCTTGCGCGTGCCGTGCAAGTGCTGCAGCAGGATCGCCAGCGTCGGCGCGAGCGCAGCGCCGAGTCGATCACGGATCTATTGAGCGGCGCCTTGCGCGCCTCGTGCAGCACGCGCCTCAGCGATGAGCAGGATAGAGATCGCCTCGCCGCGAAGCTCCGCAACCGCCTGATGAATGATCTGCGTGACCTGGAGCAACAGTGTCGCGACCAGGTGCAGGCACACTATCAACACCAATCGTTGGAGCGTGCCGAGTCGCAGACAAGCGTGGGCGATGGGGATCTGTTCACCACCGATAGCTGGGAGATTTTCGGGCTCTCGCGTGAGCAGCTGCTATGGACTGGTGCGGTCTCCGGGGCGGTGGCTGGGGGTGGGGTAGATCTCATGCTGGGCGGCGCTTCCTTGCTCATGGGGGCAGCTATCGGCGCCGTCGTCGGCAGTACGGGGGCGTGGTTTGCCGGCGATGAACTGGCGAAGGTCAAGGTGCTAGGGCAAACGCTTGGGGGACGCGTGCTCCAGGTGGGTCCCGTGAGCGCTGTGAACTTCCCCTGGGTGCTGCTCGGCCGTGCGTGGATTCACCACCATCTAGTGGAGGAGCGTAATCACGCGCGGCGCGAGGCACTGGAATTGACCGTGGCGGACGGCACGGCGCTCATGGATCAGGTGCCGCAGGCTCTGCGGCGTGAGTTTGTCGTGCTCTTCAAGCGACTTCGCAATGATGATGTGCGACCTGCCCTGGTGGAAGCTGTATCCAAGCTGCTCGAGCTCGAAGCCACCGTCACCGACTGA
- a CDS encoding thioredoxin domain-containing protein, producing the protein MSRTPRNRLADESSPYLRQHADNPVHWQPWDRETLELARETGKPILLSIGYSACHWCHVMAHECFEDAQIAEQMNALFVNIKVDREERPDLDQIYQKAHLLIQQHPGGWPLTMFLTPQRQIPFFGGTYFPPRPRQGLPGFSDVLERVATFHAERADEVEREGASIVAALAQLDASTAADERPEHLSISPLRAGLDAIRSNFDGEHGGFGRAPKFPHTHMLTLLFDQWVADRRRGKEDPELRYQVLYTMERMGLGGLYDHLAGGFFRYATDDTWTIPHFEKMLYDNAGLLGLYSRAARAADDERFDYMARETGAFIIDQLQGEHGGYYSALDADTEGDEGAYYLWEATEVKGIISGDSTWQVLARTYGLDRSPNFTDKWHLTMVAHPQDIAESLAIGADDVARHLALGRSTLLSARGERPSPGLDDKVLTAWNGLTVAGMALAARHTGEDAFARSATAAVDFLRTHLWQDARLHAVYTAAAGARLRAYLDDYVFLIDGLLALLQVRWRQEDLDFAVTLADTLLKDYEDRDAGGFFFTAHDHEALVHRPKPFEDDSTPSGNGMAASVLTRLGGLLGRPDYLEAAERTLRAGWQRLNTHPQACSGLLTALRDQLEPAPVVVLRGDPAILGAWQGRLARGPEAGECIDCSVYAIASDARSLPEGLANRSAPARGVVAYVCEGNQCSPPIDGLEECITRLRDGA; encoded by the coding sequence ATGAGCCGCACCCCCCGCAACCGCCTCGCCGATGAGTCCAGCCCCTACCTGCGCCAGCACGCGGACAACCCCGTGCACTGGCAGCCGTGGGACAGGGAAACTCTGGAGCTTGCCCGGGAGACGGGCAAGCCGATCCTGCTCTCGATCGGCTACTCGGCCTGCCACTGGTGCCACGTCATGGCCCACGAGTGCTTTGAAGACGCACAGATCGCCGAACAGATGAACGCCCTGTTCGTAAACATCAAGGTGGATCGGGAGGAACGGCCGGACCTCGACCAGATCTACCAAAAGGCGCACCTACTCATCCAGCAGCACCCGGGCGGTTGGCCGCTCACGATGTTCCTGACGCCCCAGCGGCAGATTCCCTTTTTCGGCGGCACCTACTTTCCACCACGCCCTCGCCAGGGCCTCCCTGGCTTCTCGGACGTGCTCGAACGGGTAGCCACATTCCATGCCGAACGGGCCGATGAGGTGGAACGCGAAGGTGCCTCAATCGTCGCAGCCCTCGCCCAGCTGGATGCTAGTACCGCTGCAGACGAACGGCCTGAGCACCTGTCGATCTCCCCGCTGCGTGCTGGCCTCGACGCCATCCGTTCCAACTTCGACGGCGAGCATGGCGGCTTCGGCCGCGCGCCGAAATTCCCCCACACGCACATGCTGACGCTGCTCTTCGATCAGTGGGTGGCGGACCGGCGCCGCGGCAAGGAGGATCCCGAACTGCGCTATCAGGTGCTCTATACGATGGAGCGCATGGGTCTCGGGGGCCTTTACGATCACCTCGCCGGCGGCTTCTTCCGCTACGCGACGGACGACACCTGGACCATCCCCCACTTCGAGAAGATGCTCTACGACAACGCGGGCCTACTCGGGCTCTACTCCCGCGCCGCCCGTGCCGCCGACGACGAACGCTTCGACTACATGGCTCGGGAGACGGGCGCCTTCATCATCGACCAGCTCCAGGGCGAGCACGGCGGCTACTACAGCGCCCTAGACGCGGACACGGAAGGTGACGAGGGTGCCTACTACCTCTGGGAGGCTACAGAGGTCAAGGGCATAATCAGCGGAGACAGCACCTGGCAGGTGCTCGCCAGGACCTATGGGTTGGATCGCTCACCTAATTTCACAGATAAGTGGCACCTGACCATGGTCGCCCACCCGCAAGATATCGCTGAGTCCCTCGCCATCGGAGCTGACGACGTGGCGCGCCACCTGGCCTTGGGGCGCTCGACCTTGCTGAGTGCCCGGGGCGAGCGACCGAGTCCTGGTCTCGACGACAAGGTACTCACCGCCTGGAACGGACTGACAGTCGCCGGCATGGCGCTAGCCGCCCGCCACACGGGCGAGGACGCCTTCGCTCGTTCCGCCACCGCCGCCGTTGACTTTCTGCGCACGCACCTGTGGCAAGACGCTCGCCTACACGCCGTGTACACGGCAGCGGCCGGCGCCCGCCTGCGCGCCTACCTCGATGACTACGTGTTCCTCATCGATGGCCTCCTCGCCCTGCTCCAGGTGCGCTGGCGCCAAGAGGATCTGGACTTCGCCGTGACCCTCGCGGACACGCTCCTCAAGGACTATGAGGATCGCGACGCCGGAGGTTTCTTCTTCACGGCCCATGACCATGAGGCGCTGGTACATCGACCGAAGCCCTTCGAGGACGACTCGACACCTTCGGGCAACGGAATGGCCGCCTCCGTACTCACCCGTCTCGGCGGATTGCTAGGTCGCCCGGACTACCTGGAAGCGGCCGAGCGCACGCTCCGCGCGGGCTGGCAGCGTCTCAATACCCACCCGCAAGCCTGCTCGGGCCTGCTGACTGCCCTGCGGGATCAACTGGAACCCGCCCCCGTGGTCGTGCTGCGAGGCGATCCGGCCATTCTCGGCGCCTGGCAAGGTCGGTTGGCGCGCGGACCCGAGGCGGGCGAGTGTATTGACTGCAGCGTCTACGCCATCGCAAGCGATGCGCGGAGCCTGCCTGAAGGCCTAGCCAATCGCAGTGCTCCAGCCCGCGGCGTAGTGGCCTACGTGTGCGAAGGGAACCAGTGCTCGCCACCCATCGACGGACTAGAGGAGTGCATCACGCGCCTACGCGATGGCGCCTGA